From one [Ruminococcus] lactaris ATCC 29176 genomic stretch:
- a CDS encoding phospho-sugar mutase — protein MYQEEFKRWLAADLEDPDLKPELSRIEGNNDEIKERFAVALKFGTAGLRGVLGAGTNRMNIYVIRQATQGLANWVKTQGGTQTVAISYDSRLKSDVFAKTAAGVLAANGIKVRIYDALMPVPALSFATRYYQCNAGVMVTASHNPAKYNGYKAYGPDGCQMTDDAAAIVYEEIQKTDVLTGAKYMSFAEGVEEGLIRFVGDDCKKALYEAIESRQVRPGLCSTAGLKLVYSPLNGSGLVPVTRVLKDIGITDITFVPEQEYPNGYFTTCSYPNPEIFEALELGLKLAEETEADLMLATDPDADRVGIAMKCPDGSYELVSGNEMGVLLLDYICAGRIEKGTMPEKPVAVKSIVSTPLADAVAEHYGVELRSVLTGFKWIGDQIARLEDAGEVDRFIFGFEESYGYLAGPYVRDKDAVIGSMLICEMAAYYRSIGSSLKQRLEEIYAQYGRYLNKVDSFEFPGLSGMDKMAAIMQGLRENPLTEIAGYKVVNVTDYQKPEETGLPAANVLIYKLENNETVIVRPSGTEPKIKIYYTTLGKNLAEAEAEKEKLAAAIEPMLV, from the coding sequence ATGTATCAGGAAGAGTTTAAGCGTTGGCTGGCAGCAGATCTTGAAGATCCGGATCTGAAGCCGGAGTTATCCAGAATCGAAGGAAATAATGATGAGATCAAGGAACGTTTTGCAGTTGCACTGAAGTTTGGAACAGCTGGACTTCGCGGTGTACTTGGAGCCGGAACAAACCGCATGAATATTTATGTGATACGACAGGCTACGCAGGGACTTGCAAACTGGGTTAAGACGCAGGGTGGAACGCAGACTGTTGCGATCAGTTATGACAGCCGTCTCAAGAGTGATGTATTTGCAAAGACTGCTGCAGGTGTTCTTGCTGCCAATGGGATCAAAGTAAGAATTTATGATGCATTGATGCCGGTTCCGGCACTCTCTTTTGCGACACGTTATTATCAGTGTAATGCAGGAGTTATGGTGACAGCGTCCCACAATCCGGCAAAATATAATGGTTACAAAGCATACGGACCGGATGGCTGTCAGATGACGGATGATGCAGCAGCGATCGTATACGAAGAGATTCAGAAGACGGATGTTCTGACTGGAGCTAAATATATGTCCTTTGCAGAGGGCGTTGAGGAAGGTCTGATCCGTTTTGTGGGAGATGACTGCAAGAAGGCTCTTTATGAAGCGATTGAGTCTCGTCAGGTGCGTCCGGGTCTTTGCAGTACAGCAGGACTGAAACTGGTGTATAGCCCGTTGAATGGTTCAGGGCTTGTTCCTGTTACCCGGGTATTGAAAGATATCGGCATTACAGATATCACGTTTGTTCCGGAGCAGGAGTATCCGAATGGTTATTTCACAACCTGCAGTTATCCGAACCCGGAGATTTTCGAGGCATTGGAGCTGGGATTGAAGCTTGCAGAAGAGACAGAGGCAGATTTGATGCTGGCGACAGACCCGGATGCAGACCGTGTAGGAATTGCAATGAAATGCCCGGATGGTTCTTATGAGCTTGTCAGCGGAAATGAAATGGGAGTTCTTCTTTTGGACTACATATGTGCAGGTCGCATTGAGAAGGGAACGATGCCGGAGAAGCCGGTGGCTGTGAAGTCCATCGTTTCTACTCCACTGGCAGATGCGGTTGCAGAGCATTACGGAGTAGAACTCCGCAGCGTTCTGACAGGATTTAAGTGGATCGGTGATCAGATCGCCAGACTGGAAGATGCCGGAGAGGTCGATCGTTTTATCTTTGGATTTGAAGAGAGCTACGGATATCTGGCAGGACCATATGTACGTGACAAAGATGCCGTGATCGGTTCCATGCTGATCTGTGAGATGGCAGCTTACTATAGAAGTATCGGAAGTTCACTGAAGCAGAGACTGGAAGAGATTTATGCCCAGTATGGACGTTATCTCAACAAGGTAGACAGCTTTGAGTTCCCGGGACTCAGTGGAATGGATAAGATGGCAGCTATCATGCAGGGACTTCGTGAGAATCCACTGACAGAGATTGCAGGATATAAGGTTGTGAATGTAACGGATTATCAGAAACCGGAGGAGACAGGTCTTCCGGCAGCGAATGTTCTGATCTATAAGCTGGAGAATAACGAGACAGTCATTGTCCGGCCTTCAGGAACAGAACCGAAGATCAAGATTTATTATACAACGCTTGGTAAGAACCTTGCTGAGGCTGAGGCTGAAAAAGAGAAACTGGCAGCAGCAATCGAACCGATGCTGGTATAA
- a CDS encoding HD domain-containing protein, which yields MKEENTYRQTIPSSTTGRYTALTRKAMRICYAAHEGQMDKSGVPYVFHPIHLAEQMETEEEICTALLHDVVEDTKWTLKELEAEGFPTGVLEAVRLLTREKDVPYMAYIERLSGNQIARKVKLADLEHNSDLTRLIEVTERDLRRQEKYFLAKEFLLRQEDT from the coding sequence ATGAAAGAAGAAAATACCTATAGACAAACTATTCCGTCATCCACCACAGGCCGTTATACCGCCCTGACAAGAAAGGCGATGCGGATCTGTTATGCCGCACACGAGGGACAGATGGACAAAAGCGGTGTACCATATGTCTTTCATCCGATCCATCTTGCGGAGCAGATGGAGACAGAAGAGGAAATCTGTACTGCATTGCTGCATGATGTGGTGGAAGATACGAAGTGGACACTGAAAGAACTTGAGGCAGAGGGGTTTCCGACAGGTGTGCTGGAGGCAGTCAGGCTGCTGACCAGAGAGAAAGATGTACCATATATGGCTTATATTGAACGACTGAGTGGAAATCAGATTGCGAGAAAAGTTAAACTGGCAGATCTGGAACATAACAGCGATCTGACCCGTCTGATTGAAGTGACAGAGAGGGATTTGAGAAGACAGGAGAAATATTTTCTTGCAAAAGAGTTTCTGCTCCGACAGGAAGATACATAA